One genomic segment of Streptomyces antimycoticus includes these proteins:
- a CDS encoding Tat pathway signal protein yields the protein MGVRPNERLANALQRAGISNRDLARRVNVRAAAAGLNIAIDCARVGRWLKGEHPRDPVPGIVAEVLSQKLGPLTLADLGWSHTGIDPMDPLWSPDGAAHSLHEYARSDLMLSRRDMAQLAVGLPLIAAAERLWWADPPAGTTAPGPAARVGKEDVAGIEQLVRHFRDLDGRHGGALFRAAIVAQLQDVTELLAHGRTSTPAVDRRLRQTAVDLAQLAGWTAHDAGYYGTAQRYWTHAITLARQAGDPGRGAEVMSRLAHQMVYLGRPDDALQLLDVAGRTAAAAHNLRLTAMLTAQRGRMLAAVGDAQASLATLAQAQEHLARAEESGERVEEWIAYFTAAELAGATAVAYRDLHTLHGKPVGRASIHFAAAIEQRGAGYERVRAMDMVGMAAAHLEEDNLEEACVVAGQALDLAERLDSTLIRSRVLTLATATDRVSSHPQVVELHQRLGGWAAPDLHAA from the coding sequence ATGGGCGTACGACCGAACGAGCGGCTGGCCAACGCGTTACAGCGGGCCGGGATCAGCAACCGGGATCTGGCCCGGCGCGTCAATGTCCGTGCGGCAGCCGCCGGACTCAACATCGCGATCGACTGCGCACGGGTGGGGCGATGGCTCAAGGGCGAGCATCCCCGGGATCCGGTGCCCGGGATCGTCGCCGAGGTGCTCAGCCAGAAGCTGGGGCCGTTGACGCTGGCGGACCTCGGCTGGAGTCACACTGGGATTGATCCGATGGATCCGCTGTGGTCCCCGGACGGGGCCGCCCACTCCCTTCACGAGTACGCCCGGAGCGATCTGATGCTCAGTCGCCGCGATATGGCCCAACTCGCCGTCGGCCTGCCCCTCATTGCGGCTGCCGAACGGCTGTGGTGGGCCGACCCGCCTGCCGGCACCACGGCGCCGGGACCCGCGGCCCGGGTCGGCAAGGAGGACGTCGCCGGGATCGAACAGCTCGTCCGCCATTTCCGGGACCTCGACGGTCGACATGGAGGAGCGCTGTTCCGGGCGGCCATCGTGGCCCAGCTACAAGACGTCACCGAACTGCTGGCCCACGGCCGCACCTCCACCCCGGCTGTCGACCGGCGGCTGCGCCAGACTGCCGTCGACCTCGCGCAGCTGGCCGGGTGGACCGCCCACGACGCGGGGTACTACGGGACGGCACAGCGGTACTGGACCCACGCCATCACGCTCGCCAGGCAAGCCGGGGACCCGGGGCGTGGCGCCGAGGTGATGTCCCGTCTGGCGCACCAAATGGTCTACCTCGGCCGCCCCGATGACGCTCTCCAACTGCTCGACGTGGCCGGCCGCACCGCGGCCGCCGCCCACAACCTGCGGCTGACGGCCATGCTCACCGCGCAGCGCGGCCGGATGCTGGCGGCCGTCGGGGACGCCCAGGCGTCTCTGGCGACGCTCGCCCAGGCCCAGGAGCATCTGGCGCGGGCCGAGGAGAGCGGCGAGAGAGTCGAGGAGTGGATCGCCTACTTCACCGCCGCCGAGCTCGCCGGGGCGACAGCGGTTGCCTACCGCGACCTGCACACCCTGCACGGCAAGCCGGTAGGCAGGGCCAGCATCCATTTCGCGGCCGCCATCGAGCAGCGCGGTGCCGGGTACGAACGGGTCCGTGCCATGGACATGGTCGGCATGGCCGCCGCCCACCTGGAAGAGGACAACCTCGAAGAAGCGTGTGTCGTCGCCGGGCAGGCCCTCGACCTTGCCGAACGCCTCGATTCCACCCTGATCCGCTCTCGCGTACTGACCCTCGCCACCGCAACCGACCGGGTCAGCAGTCACCCCCAGGTGGTGGAGCTCCACCAGCGCCTCGGAGGCTGGGCCGCTCCCGATCTGCATGCCGCTTGA